A single window of Nicotiana sylvestris chromosome 5, ASM39365v2, whole genome shotgun sequence DNA harbors:
- the LOC104214943 gene encoding E3 ubiquitin-protein ligase At1g63170-like — MSTARVAADDNTSNADVSPSNGGGGVDTSPLLTNSRSQRSFHRRPSLRGAAGFLRRASSRRLMREPSMRVREAAAEQIEERQSDWAYSKPIVILDLVWNLAFVIVAISVLIMSKNESPSMPLRLWIIGYALQSVLHMVCVFVEYRRRCQRRNSSSSSGNWNNREVSNLSSESDGGESGDYLLERRQNEDETSVAKHLESANTMFSFIWWIIGFYWVSAGGQTMTRDAPQLYWLCITFLAFDVFFVVICVAVACVIGIAVCCCLPCIIAILYAVADQEGATKEDVERLTKYKFRRLGNFEKENGEIQESFGGVMVECDTDTPTEHVLPPEDAECCICICSYEDGAELRELPCRHHFHAACIDKWLYINATCPLCKFNILKNGNQSGSEEA, encoded by the exons ATGTCCACGGCAAGAGTCGCCGCCGATGATAACACTTCTAACGCCGACGTTAGCCCCAGCAACGGCGGTGGCGGAGTTGATACGTCACCGCTTCTCACCAATTCCCGTAGCCAGCGTTCGTTCCATCGCCGTCCGAGCCTCCGAGGAGCTGCCGGCTTTCTACGGCGCGCAAGCAGCCGCCGGTTAATGCGCGAGCCATCGATGCGAGTTCGCGAAGCTGCCGCTGAGCAAATCGAGGAGCGACAAAGCGACTGGGCGTACTCAAAACCTATAGTGATATTAGATCTCGTATGGAACTTAGCTTTTGTTATTGTAGCAATCTCTGTTCTTATAATGAGCAAAAATGAGTCTCCTTCTATGCCTTTAAGGCTTTGGATTATCGGATACGCTTTACAGTCTGTGCTTCACATGGTTTGTGTGTTCGTCGAATATAGACGCCGATGTCAGCGACGGAATTCCTCAAGCAGCAGTGGAAATTGGAATAATAGAGAAGTTTCGAACTTGAGTTCGGAAAGTGATGGAGGAGAGTCGGGTGATTATTTACTGGAGAGGCGTCAAAACGAGGACGAAACTAG TGTTGCCAAGCATCTGGAGTCCGCAAACACCATGTTTTCTTTCATTTGGTGGATAATTGGGTTCTATTGGGTATCTGCTGGTGGCCAAACTATGACCCGTGATGCACCTCAACTTTACTG GCTTTGTATCACGTTTCTGGCGTTTGATGTGTTCTTTGTTGTTATATGTGTTGCTGTGGCTTGTGTCATCGGAATTGCTGTTTGCTGCTGTCTCCCATGTATCATCGCAATCTTATATGCAGTGGCAGATCAG GAGGGAGCAACTAAGGAAGATGTTGAAAGACTGACCAAATACAAGTTCCGGAGACTTGGTAACTTTGAGAAAGAGAATGGCGAGATTCAAGAATCATTTGGAGGAGTAATGGTTGAATGCGACACTGATACACCTACTGAGCATGTTCTCCCACCGGAAGATGCT gaatgttgcatttgcatttgtTCCTATGAAGATGGAGCTGAGCTGCGCGAGCTCCCTTGTCGTCACCATTTTCATGCAGCGTGCATAGACAAGTGGTTGTATATAAATGCTACCTGTCCTCTTTGCAAGTTCAATATACTCAAAAATGGAAATCAAAGTGGCAGTGAAGAAGCATAA